One Manduca sexta isolate Smith_Timp_Sample1 chromosome 26, JHU_Msex_v1.0, whole genome shotgun sequence genomic region harbors:
- the LOC115447156 gene encoding uncharacterized protein LOC115447156 isoform X2, translated as MEHSRLLKFLVPGRSQSTEMAETPSFKVQYEYQNPENVESEVPGSQNIREITEKAHDETTDGAEIQNGGYMITRSYTEQSGTVEGTTITRTTVTLSTNSTSQELVREEKTMVSSEKTEAEDSRPKTKIPKLKFRQAAERVKRERRLTRGLTEHETHIPVPATPTKLSRLSKIPPPTTKPVVHKRDSEDIEVMRPDEEFDKIYEEIIENTQTDIEVKHPEIIESKFEEIIHDYDENKVQPINVEKIRQSRIPSLRRRTSEQAESKTVVVSERTKSRSLPRLKEISMRVKEDEGLGPVKYSRTISTENTGGGQRSVVETRIIKNPDVKTKVSKMITTQTITGGKELNKNIEGSSKTVTVHRTVQVTSQGAASVSIDKNIDQSNMLQTENIMKGSISIGYPTFEAKMTENSNETNKTSTEIRESVKNINTESKNITSEENKMVVQQSQSNVSLTTSKLESNIITQVTTTKSASSYERTTGAKEIVSNKIYTNDNNNTVEITELSPTIERSMTVTSVVSTGNDDGQVKEIEKPKTPTPDKNSRTIITAERNFVEVRSKIPTIERSTTVTRIISSSNDVNVKEIKDFKIEESSTVDEITTQHNLVNTVGTTTKASSSIANEEKITIEEPKSPRKVNGGTFEKVTTESKIVNVLNKTPAIERSTSVTHTTESNNIKTQDIKSPTDDKEENLEKTIARKTIISAISKQVNESRESAREVVMSKKEESIESTAVLKEANVENLTTKENKVGKLIHRIDSTEQTSEIKSKHQVDEFPKKKSILSKIAMFERQDVEDRVPKKKPENLSKLVIKHPPQKVAHLHTPTIVEEVLKIRDDSPLSANSNKDVSPLKPEQVTTLDYNINTEMKQVGEKHSIDIIQGFKDESYYKSKSITDIDYRVKADEYKQRVEMTKVISSLASQDNKNNHVSSSDNKLQETQNVENKTKQDVEIRKDIVISNSNNDVGSVNPDLVATLEYKFDSNINNQSMQNEQETKTNVAKTVTITSNNKEYSAVTPDRPRTIDYQFKGVNRLTSEFERRVEVSKDNKFVSKDIKIHHRPGQIATMDYRFDSVVNTHELNKNIESNEHIAEITRLEKEDIPKTPESVTAIDYKSNVDITVQDIEYEQITDKTEEKSVIVSEEKEENIVTSEAPTIQYTFKDVKKLATEYEQKVESTKNLEVHSRTDTLSPGLLNYESKIFSKSTESLGKVMTDAPVIFVTPKSDLQINTNISKEDDTIQITTQAKEAIAHKAAENSEIQLVKQISREYKEAKIDDNRFIERENAHSSALERSISLTNQNANSNVFKRSTSLTTAATQSRNISSTTINTSKATFTQSSTNVSSGNIEFREARIDGNVIANVQSSNVQILDKTKDSYSETKTVKPRGYVIKREGDLAYARIQEEAEQGDEIRMFEQSPKLPRTPVKETSSTVTRKFKSIEEKKKYYADVDINNVIKGKVSRMISRMTSVDRQEVDKKTIDIKEMPRKMSVLEKIAMFESKAAASKTQYSTVSHTRVEKTKPQAVNMTQEELDERVAELKSARLMFGRIENVPSMLLRNGVEMPVLALGTATLDPRLIQHVIGAAIDLGYRAIDTAYIYGNEKQIGEAIRAKIEDGTVRRDELFIISKLWSTFHRTDLVEKACRSSLDAMGLEYFDLYLIHNPMSFKEGGEAIPKIATVIQYSRFDYLDAWYGMEQLMTKGLVRSIGVSNFNSAQLQRILDKGKIKPTVNQVECHPYLTQQKLDLFCEERDIKLSCFGVLGSKGTPAEYKSTLPPVIDDPLVQVMASGLNVSPAQLLIRYQLDSGRNAVVKSSSAKRLWDNLQALTFTLSQGQVEALHALNRNKRTFTFIGMGDTHKNYPFKIAF; from the exons ATGGAACACAGTCGCTTGCTGAAGTTCCTTGTGCCCGGCCGCAGTCAATC CACAGAGATGGCAGAAACACCATCATTCAAAGTACAGTACGAGTACCAAAACCCGGAAAACGTGGAATCCGAAGTACCAGGCTCTCAGAATATCAGAGAGATTACCGAGAAGGCCCACGATGAGACCACAGATGGCGCT GAAATCCAAAACGGAGGCTACATGATCACTCGCAGTTACACGGAACAAAGCGGGACTGTGGAGGGAACCACAATAACAAGAACCACTGTCACTCTCTCAACCAACTCTACGAGCCAGGAGCTGGTCAGAGAAG AGAAAACTATGGTGTCCTCGGAAAAGACGGAAGCAGAAGACTCGAGGCCGAAGACTAAAATACCGAAACTGAAGTTCAGACAGGCTGCTGAACGAGTGAAGAGAGAGAGAAGATTGACTAGAGGGCTGACGGAACACGAG actCACATCCCAGTGCCAGCAACCCCGACCAAACTGTCGCGACTCAGCAAAATACCACCACCTACCACCAAACCCGTAGTCCACAAACGCGACAGCGAAGATATAGAAGTAATGCGGCCCGATGAAGAATTCGACAAAATATACGAGGAAATTATAGAGAACACACAAACCGACATCGAAGTCAAACATCCGGAAATAATCGAAAGTAAATTCGAAGAAATAATTCATGATTATGACGAAAACAAAGTTCAACCCATCAATGTTGAGAAGATCAGGCAAAGCAGAATACCTTCGCTTCGACGTAGGACCTCGGAACAAGCCGAATCTAAAACAGTAGTAGTTAGTGAGAGAACTAAAAGCAGATCATTACCCCGGTTGAAAGAAATTTCTATGAGAGTCAAAGAAGATGAAGGGCTGGGTCCAGTGAAATATTCTAGAACAATTTCAACAGAGAACACTGGAGGAGGACAAAGGAGCGTTGTTGAaactagaattattaaaaatccagACGTAAAGACAAAAGTTTCTAAAATGATTACAACTCAAACCATCACCGGAGGgaaggaattaaataaaaatatagagggCAGCTCAAAAACTGTTACTGTGCACAGAACTGTACAAGTAACAAGTCAGGGTGCGGCATCAGTtagtattgataaaaatattgatcaaTCAAATATGCTACAGACTGAAAATATAATGAAGGGGTCGATTAGTATAGGCTATCCTACTTTTGAAGCTAAGATGACAGAAAACAGCAATGAAACGAATAAAACCTCAACAGAAATACGCGAAAgtgtcaaaaatataaatactgaaAGCAAAAATATTACCTCTGAAGAGAATAAGATGGTTGTGCAACAATCTCAGAGTAATGTCTCGCTAACTACCAGCAAACTGGAGTCTAATATTATTACACAAGTAACTACTACTAAATCAGCATCTAGCTATGAACGGACTACTGGTGCTAAAGAGATAGTAAGCAATAAAATCTAtacaaatgacaataataatactgTCGAAATTACAGAATTAAGCCCGACCATTGAACGTAGTATGACTGTCACTAGTGTTGTATCAACCGGAAATGATGATGGACAAGTAAAAGAGATAGAAAAACCTAAAACACCTACGCCTGATAAGAATAGTCGAACAATAATTACTGCGGAACGTAATTTTGTAGAGGTTAGAAGTAAAATTCCCACCATTGAACGAAGTACGACTGTTACTCGTATCATATCTTCAAGTAATGatgtaaatgtaaaagaaataaaagattttaagatAGAAGAGAGCAGCACTGTCGACGAAATTACGACACAGCACAATCTTGTGAATACTGTTGGCACTACTACTAAAGCATCATCAAGCATAGCCAATGAAGAAAAGATAACCATAGAAGAACCTAAGTCACCACGGAAAGTAAACGGCGGTACTTTCGAAAAAGTAACAACAGAAAGTAAAATTGTCAATGTCCTGAATAAAACTCCTGCCATAGAGCGTAGTACATCTGTAACACATACAACGGAATCCAACAACATAAAAACACAGGATATAAAATCTCCTACAGATGATAAAGAAGAGAATTTGGAAAAAACTATTGCGAGAAAGACAATTATTTCAGCCATCAGCAAACAGGTGAATGAATCGCGAGAAAGTGCTAGAGAAGTTGTCATGAGTAAAAAGGAGGAAAGCATTGAATCCACCGCGGTGTTGAAAGAGGCGAATGTGGAAAACTTAACAACTAAGGAAAATAAAGTCGGAAAATTGATTCACAGGATTGATTCAACAGAACAGACTTCAGAGATAAAGAGCAAACACCAAGTCGATGAATTTCCGAAGAAAAAGTCTATTCTTTCGAAAATTGCTATGTTCGAG CGCCAAGATGTCGAGGACCGGGTGCCTAAAAAGAAACCTGAAAATCTTTCAAAACTTGTAATAAAACATCCACCACAAAAAGTTGCGCACCTTCATACACCGACTATAGTGGAAGAAGTGTTAAAAATTCGAGACGATTCCCCCCTCTCTGCTAACAGCAATAAAGACGTTAGTCCTTTGAAACCAGAACAAGTTACTACACTAGATTACAACATAAATACAGAAATGAAACAAGTTGGCGAGAAACACAGCATCGACATAATCCAAGGGTTTAAAGATGAAAGTTATTACAAATCCAAGTCCATTACAGACATTGACTATAGGGTAAAGGCAGACGAATACAAGCAAAGAGTCGAAATGACTAAAGTTATTTCAAGTCTAGCAAgtcaagataataaaaataaccacgTATCATCATCCGATAATAAACTGCAAGAAACACAAAATgttgaaaacaaaactaaacaagACGTTGAAATAAGAAAAGATATCGTTATTTCAAACAGCAATAACGACGTTGGTTCTGTAAACCCTGACCTAGTAGCCACGCTCGAATACAAATTCGACagcaatattaataatcaaaGTATGCAAAATGAACAAGAAACCAAAACAAATGTCGCGAAAACAGTCACTATAACAAGTAATAATAAAGAGTATAGTGCTGTAACACCTGATCGACCACGGACAATTGATTATCAATTCAAAGGAGTAAACAGACTTACTAGTGAATTTGAACGCAGAGTTGAAGTGAGTAAGGACAATAAGTTTGTTTCTaaagacattaaaatacatCACAGACCTGGGCAAATTGCTACGATGGATTATAGATTCGATAGTGTTGTTAACACtcacgaattaaataaaaacattgaatcaAATGAACACATCGCTGAAATTACAAGACTGGAAAAGGAGGATATTCCTAAAACACCTGAATCGGTTACAGCAATCGATTATAAATCCAACGTTGATATCACAGTACAGGACATCGAATATGAGCAAATTACTGACAAAACCGAGGAGAAATCTGTCATTGTTTcagaagaaaaagaagaaaatatagtAACTTCTGAAGCACCAACGATTCAATACACATTCAAGGACGTAAAAAAACTTGCCACCGAGTATGAGCAAAAAGTCGAATCTACTAAAAACTTAGAAGTACACTCTAGAACTGACACTTTAAGTCCTGGTCTATTGAACTACGAATCTAAAATTTTCAGCAAATCAACTGAAAGCTTAGGAAAAGTCATGACAGATGCTCctgttatttttgttacacCTAAATCTGAccttcaaataaatacaaatatcagTAAAGAAGACGATACGATCCAAATAACAACACAGGCAAAAGAAGCTATAGCACATAAAGCTGCTGAGAATAGCGAAATTCAGTTGGTGAAACAAATAAGCAGGGAATACAAAGAGGCTAAAATTGATGATAATAGATTTATTGAAAGAGAAAATGCACATTCTTCTGCTCTTGAAAGATCTATTAGCCTGACAAACCAAAATGCCAATTCTAATGTCTTTAAAAGATCTACGAGTCTGACAACAGCTGCAACGCAATCTAGAAACATCAGCAGTACAACAATTAACACATCAAAAGCTACGTTTACACAATCTTCTACTAATGTTTCTAGTGGCAATATTGAATTTAGAGAAGCAAGAATTGACGGCAACGTAATTGCAAATGTCCAGTCTAGTAATGTACAAATATTAGACAAAACAAAAGACAGTTACAGTGAAACTAAAACTGTAAAACCAAGAGGATACGTTATTAAGCGAGAAGGGGACTTAGCTTACGCCAGAATTCAAGAAGAAGCAGAGCAAGGCGATGAAATACGGATGTTTGAACAAAGTCCCAAACTACCGAGGACACCTGTGAAAGAGACTTCTTCAACCGTCACCAGAAAATTCAAGAGCATAGAAgagaagaagaaatattacgcAGATGTAGACATCAACAATGTTATAAAGGGAAAAGTCAGCAGGATGATATCCAGGATGACGTCGGTGGACCGACAAGAGGTGGACAAGAAAACCATAGATATTAAGGAGATGCCGCGAAAGATGTCTGTGTTGGAGAAGATAGCGATGTTTGAG AGTAAAGCAGCGGCTAGCAAGACGCAATACTCAACCGTCAGCCACACCAGGGTCGAGAAAACGAAACCCCAGGCTGTGAATATGACGCAGGAGGAGCTGGACGAGCGAGTGGCGGAACTGAAGAGCGCCAGGCTGATGTTTGGCAGGATTGAGAACGTGCCCAGTATGCTGCTCAGGAATGGCGTGGAGATGCCGGTCCTCGCTCTTGGAACAGCTACG CTGGACCCTCGCCTGATCCAGCACGTTATAGGTGCCGCAATAGACCTGGGTTATAGGGCAATAGACACCGCCTACATCTACGGTAATGAAAAGCAGATAGGAGAGGCTATAAGAGCTAAGATTGAAGACGGAACTGTGCGACG AGATGAGTTGTTCATCATTTCCAAGTTGTGGAGCACGTTTCACCGCACCGACCTGGTGGAGAAGGCGTGCAGGTCCTCGCTGGACGCCATGGGACTTGAATATTTCGATCTTTATTTGATACACAACCCTATGTCTTTCAAG GAAGGCGGTGAGGCGATACCAAAGATAGCGACAGTGATCCAGTACTCGCGATTCGATTACCTGGACGCGTGGTATGGCATGGAACAGCTGATGACGAAGGGCCTGGTCAGGAGTATAGGAGTCAGCAACTTCAACTCGGCGCAGTTGCAGAGGATACTTGATAAGGGGAAGATCAAGCCGACAGTCAATCAG GTGGAATGCCACCCGTACCTTACCCAACAAAAACTGGACCTCTTCTGCGAAGAGCGAGACATCAAGCTGAGCTGTTTCGGAGTACTAGGCTCAAAGGGAACGCCTGCCGAGTACAAGAGCACACTACCTCCTGTTATTGATGATCCCCTGGTACAAGTGATGGCTTCCGGCCTCAATGTTAGCCCCGCACAACTACTTATAAG ATATCAGCTAGATAGCGGCCGGAACGCGGTGGTAAAGTCATCGTCCGCCAAGCGGCTGTGGGACAACCTGCAAGCGCTGACCTTCACGCTGTCCCAGGGCCAGG
- the LOC115447156 gene encoding uncharacterized protein LOC115447156 isoform X1: protein MEHSRLLKFLVPGRSQSTEMAETPSFKVQYEYQNPENVESEVPGSQNIREITEKAHDETTDGAEIQNGGYMITRSYTEQSGTVEGTTITRTTVTLSTNSTSQELVREEKTMVSSEKTEAEDSRPKTKIPKLKFRQAAERVKRERRLTRGLTEHETHIPVPATPTKLSRLSKIPPPTTKPVVHKRDSEDIEVMRPDEEFDKIYEEIIENTQTDIEVKHPEIIESKFEEIIHDYDENKVQPINVEKIRQSRIPSLRRRTSEQAESKTVVVSERTKSRSLPRLKEISMRVKEDEGLGPVKYSRTISTENTGGGQRSVVETRIIKNPDVKTKVSKMITTQTITGGKELNKNIEGSSKTVTVHRTVQVTSQGAASVSIDKNIDQSNMLQTENIMKGSISIGYPTFEAKMTENSNETNKTSTEIRESVKNINTESKNITSEENKMVVQQSQSNVSLTTSKLESNIITQVTTTKSASSYERTTGAKEIVSNKIYTNDNNNTVEITELSPTIERSMTVTSVVSTGNDDGQVKEIEKPKTPTPDKNSRTIITAERNFVEVRSKIPTIERSTTVTRIISSSNDVNVKEIKDFKIEESSTVDEITTQHNLVNTVGTTTKASSSIANEEKITIEEPKSPRKVNGGTFEKVTTESKIVNVLNKTPAIERSTSVTHTTESNNIKTQDIKSPTDDKEENLEKTIARKTIISAISKQVNESRESAREVVMSKKEESIESTAVLKEANVENLTTKENKVGKLIHRIDSTEQTSEIKSKHQVDEFPKKKSILSKIAMFERQDVEDRVPKKKPENLSKLVIKHPPQKVAHLHTPTIVEEVLKIRDDSPLSANSNKDVSPLKPEQVTTLDYNINTEMKQVGEKHSIDIIQGFKDESYYKSKSITDIDYRVKADEYKQRVEMTKVISSLASQDNKNNHVSSSDNKLQETQNVENKTKQDVEIRKDIVISNSNNDVGSVNPDLVATLEYKFDSNINNQSMQNEQETKTNVAKTVTITSNNKEYSAVTPDRPRTIDYQFKGVNRLTSEFERRVEVSKDNKFVSKDIKIHHRPGQIATMDYRFDSVVNTHELNKNIESNEHIAEITRLEKEDIPKTPESVTAIDYKSNVDITVQDIEYEQITDKTEEKSVIVSEEKEENIVTSEAPTIQYTFKDVKKLATEYEQKVESTKNLEVHSRTDTLSPGLLNYESKIFSKSTESLGKVMTDAPVIFVTPKSDLQINTNISKEDDTIQITTQAKEAIAHKAAENSEIQLVKQISREYKEAKIDDNRFIERENAHSSALERSISLTNQNANSNVFKRSTSLTTAATQSRNISSTTINTSKATFTQSSTNVSSGNIEFREARIDGNVIANVQSSNVQILDKTKDSYSETKTVKPRGYVIKREGDLAYARIQEEAEQGDEIRMFEQSPKLPRTPVKETSSTVTRKFKSIEEKKKYYADVDINNVIKGKVSRMISRMTSVDRQEVDKKTIDIKEMPRKMSVLEKIAMFEVSESKAAASKTQYSTVSHTRVEKTKPQAVNMTQEELDERVAELKSARLMFGRIENVPSMLLRNGVEMPVLALGTATLDPRLIQHVIGAAIDLGYRAIDTAYIYGNEKQIGEAIRAKIEDGTVRRDELFIISKLWSTFHRTDLVEKACRSSLDAMGLEYFDLYLIHNPMSFKEGGEAIPKIATVIQYSRFDYLDAWYGMEQLMTKGLVRSIGVSNFNSAQLQRILDKGKIKPTVNQVECHPYLTQQKLDLFCEERDIKLSCFGVLGSKGTPAEYKSTLPPVIDDPLVQVMASGLNVSPAQLLIRYQLDSGRNAVVKSSSAKRLWDNLQALTFTLSQGQVEALHALNRNKRTFTFIGMGDTHKNYPFKIAF, encoded by the exons ATGGAACACAGTCGCTTGCTGAAGTTCCTTGTGCCCGGCCGCAGTCAATC CACAGAGATGGCAGAAACACCATCATTCAAAGTACAGTACGAGTACCAAAACCCGGAAAACGTGGAATCCGAAGTACCAGGCTCTCAGAATATCAGAGAGATTACCGAGAAGGCCCACGATGAGACCACAGATGGCGCT GAAATCCAAAACGGAGGCTACATGATCACTCGCAGTTACACGGAACAAAGCGGGACTGTGGAGGGAACCACAATAACAAGAACCACTGTCACTCTCTCAACCAACTCTACGAGCCAGGAGCTGGTCAGAGAAG AGAAAACTATGGTGTCCTCGGAAAAGACGGAAGCAGAAGACTCGAGGCCGAAGACTAAAATACCGAAACTGAAGTTCAGACAGGCTGCTGAACGAGTGAAGAGAGAGAGAAGATTGACTAGAGGGCTGACGGAACACGAG actCACATCCCAGTGCCAGCAACCCCGACCAAACTGTCGCGACTCAGCAAAATACCACCACCTACCACCAAACCCGTAGTCCACAAACGCGACAGCGAAGATATAGAAGTAATGCGGCCCGATGAAGAATTCGACAAAATATACGAGGAAATTATAGAGAACACACAAACCGACATCGAAGTCAAACATCCGGAAATAATCGAAAGTAAATTCGAAGAAATAATTCATGATTATGACGAAAACAAAGTTCAACCCATCAATGTTGAGAAGATCAGGCAAAGCAGAATACCTTCGCTTCGACGTAGGACCTCGGAACAAGCCGAATCTAAAACAGTAGTAGTTAGTGAGAGAACTAAAAGCAGATCATTACCCCGGTTGAAAGAAATTTCTATGAGAGTCAAAGAAGATGAAGGGCTGGGTCCAGTGAAATATTCTAGAACAATTTCAACAGAGAACACTGGAGGAGGACAAAGGAGCGTTGTTGAaactagaattattaaaaatccagACGTAAAGACAAAAGTTTCTAAAATGATTACAACTCAAACCATCACCGGAGGgaaggaattaaataaaaatatagagggCAGCTCAAAAACTGTTACTGTGCACAGAACTGTACAAGTAACAAGTCAGGGTGCGGCATCAGTtagtattgataaaaatattgatcaaTCAAATATGCTACAGACTGAAAATATAATGAAGGGGTCGATTAGTATAGGCTATCCTACTTTTGAAGCTAAGATGACAGAAAACAGCAATGAAACGAATAAAACCTCAACAGAAATACGCGAAAgtgtcaaaaatataaatactgaaAGCAAAAATATTACCTCTGAAGAGAATAAGATGGTTGTGCAACAATCTCAGAGTAATGTCTCGCTAACTACCAGCAAACTGGAGTCTAATATTATTACACAAGTAACTACTACTAAATCAGCATCTAGCTATGAACGGACTACTGGTGCTAAAGAGATAGTAAGCAATAAAATCTAtacaaatgacaataataatactgTCGAAATTACAGAATTAAGCCCGACCATTGAACGTAGTATGACTGTCACTAGTGTTGTATCAACCGGAAATGATGATGGACAAGTAAAAGAGATAGAAAAACCTAAAACACCTACGCCTGATAAGAATAGTCGAACAATAATTACTGCGGAACGTAATTTTGTAGAGGTTAGAAGTAAAATTCCCACCATTGAACGAAGTACGACTGTTACTCGTATCATATCTTCAAGTAATGatgtaaatgtaaaagaaataaaagattttaagatAGAAGAGAGCAGCACTGTCGACGAAATTACGACACAGCACAATCTTGTGAATACTGTTGGCACTACTACTAAAGCATCATCAAGCATAGCCAATGAAGAAAAGATAACCATAGAAGAACCTAAGTCACCACGGAAAGTAAACGGCGGTACTTTCGAAAAAGTAACAACAGAAAGTAAAATTGTCAATGTCCTGAATAAAACTCCTGCCATAGAGCGTAGTACATCTGTAACACATACAACGGAATCCAACAACATAAAAACACAGGATATAAAATCTCCTACAGATGATAAAGAAGAGAATTTGGAAAAAACTATTGCGAGAAAGACAATTATTTCAGCCATCAGCAAACAGGTGAATGAATCGCGAGAAAGTGCTAGAGAAGTTGTCATGAGTAAAAAGGAGGAAAGCATTGAATCCACCGCGGTGTTGAAAGAGGCGAATGTGGAAAACTTAACAACTAAGGAAAATAAAGTCGGAAAATTGATTCACAGGATTGATTCAACAGAACAGACTTCAGAGATAAAGAGCAAACACCAAGTCGATGAATTTCCGAAGAAAAAGTCTATTCTTTCGAAAATTGCTATGTTCGAG CGCCAAGATGTCGAGGACCGGGTGCCTAAAAAGAAACCTGAAAATCTTTCAAAACTTGTAATAAAACATCCACCACAAAAAGTTGCGCACCTTCATACACCGACTATAGTGGAAGAAGTGTTAAAAATTCGAGACGATTCCCCCCTCTCTGCTAACAGCAATAAAGACGTTAGTCCTTTGAAACCAGAACAAGTTACTACACTAGATTACAACATAAATACAGAAATGAAACAAGTTGGCGAGAAACACAGCATCGACATAATCCAAGGGTTTAAAGATGAAAGTTATTACAAATCCAAGTCCATTACAGACATTGACTATAGGGTAAAGGCAGACGAATACAAGCAAAGAGTCGAAATGACTAAAGTTATTTCAAGTCTAGCAAgtcaagataataaaaataaccacgTATCATCATCCGATAATAAACTGCAAGAAACACAAAATgttgaaaacaaaactaaacaagACGTTGAAATAAGAAAAGATATCGTTATTTCAAACAGCAATAACGACGTTGGTTCTGTAAACCCTGACCTAGTAGCCACGCTCGAATACAAATTCGACagcaatattaataatcaaaGTATGCAAAATGAACAAGAAACCAAAACAAATGTCGCGAAAACAGTCACTATAACAAGTAATAATAAAGAGTATAGTGCTGTAACACCTGATCGACCACGGACAATTGATTATCAATTCAAAGGAGTAAACAGACTTACTAGTGAATTTGAACGCAGAGTTGAAGTGAGTAAGGACAATAAGTTTGTTTCTaaagacattaaaatacatCACAGACCTGGGCAAATTGCTACGATGGATTATAGATTCGATAGTGTTGTTAACACtcacgaattaaataaaaacattgaatcaAATGAACACATCGCTGAAATTACAAGACTGGAAAAGGAGGATATTCCTAAAACACCTGAATCGGTTACAGCAATCGATTATAAATCCAACGTTGATATCACAGTACAGGACATCGAATATGAGCAAATTACTGACAAAACCGAGGAGAAATCTGTCATTGTTTcagaagaaaaagaagaaaatatagtAACTTCTGAAGCACCAACGATTCAATACACATTCAAGGACGTAAAAAAACTTGCCACCGAGTATGAGCAAAAAGTCGAATCTACTAAAAACTTAGAAGTACACTCTAGAACTGACACTTTAAGTCCTGGTCTATTGAACTACGAATCTAAAATTTTCAGCAAATCAACTGAAAGCTTAGGAAAAGTCATGACAGATGCTCctgttatttttgttacacCTAAATCTGAccttcaaataaatacaaatatcagTAAAGAAGACGATACGATCCAAATAACAACACAGGCAAAAGAAGCTATAGCACATAAAGCTGCTGAGAATAGCGAAATTCAGTTGGTGAAACAAATAAGCAGGGAATACAAAGAGGCTAAAATTGATGATAATAGATTTATTGAAAGAGAAAATGCACATTCTTCTGCTCTTGAAAGATCTATTAGCCTGACAAACCAAAATGCCAATTCTAATGTCTTTAAAAGATCTACGAGTCTGACAACAGCTGCAACGCAATCTAGAAACATCAGCAGTACAACAATTAACACATCAAAAGCTACGTTTACACAATCTTCTACTAATGTTTCTAGTGGCAATATTGAATTTAGAGAAGCAAGAATTGACGGCAACGTAATTGCAAATGTCCAGTCTAGTAATGTACAAATATTAGACAAAACAAAAGACAGTTACAGTGAAACTAAAACTGTAAAACCAAGAGGATACGTTATTAAGCGAGAAGGGGACTTAGCTTACGCCAGAATTCAAGAAGAAGCAGAGCAAGGCGATGAAATACGGATGTTTGAACAAAGTCCCAAACTACCGAGGACACCTGTGAAAGAGACTTCTTCAACCGTCACCAGAAAATTCAAGAGCATAGAAgagaagaagaaatattacgcAGATGTAGACATCAACAATGTTATAAAGGGAAAAGTCAGCAGGATGATATCCAGGATGACGTCGGTGGACCGACAAGAGGTGGACAAGAAAACCATAGATATTAAGGAGATGCCGCGAAAGATGTCTGTGTTGGAGAAGATAGCGATGTTTGAGGTAAGTGAG AGTAAAGCAGCGGCTAGCAAGACGCAATACTCAACCGTCAGCCACACCAGGGTCGAGAAAACGAAACCCCAGGCTGTGAATATGACGCAGGAGGAGCTGGACGAGCGAGTGGCGGAACTGAAGAGCGCCAGGCTGATGTTTGGCAGGATTGAGAACGTGCCCAGTATGCTGCTCAGGAATGGCGTGGAGATGCCGGTCCTCGCTCTTGGAACAGCTACG CTGGACCCTCGCCTGATCCAGCACGTTATAGGTGCCGCAATAGACCTGGGTTATAGGGCAATAGACACCGCCTACATCTACGGTAATGAAAAGCAGATAGGAGAGGCTATAAGAGCTAAGATTGAAGACGGAACTGTGCGACG AGATGAGTTGTTCATCATTTCCAAGTTGTGGAGCACGTTTCACCGCACCGACCTGGTGGAGAAGGCGTGCAGGTCCTCGCTGGACGCCATGGGACTTGAATATTTCGATCTTTATTTGATACACAACCCTATGTCTTTCAAG GAAGGCGGTGAGGCGATACCAAAGATAGCGACAGTGATCCAGTACTCGCGATTCGATTACCTGGACGCGTGGTATGGCATGGAACAGCTGATGACGAAGGGCCTGGTCAGGAGTATAGGAGTCAGCAACTTCAACTCGGCGCAGTTGCAGAGGATACTTGATAAGGGGAAGATCAAGCCGACAGTCAATCAG GTGGAATGCCACCCGTACCTTACCCAACAAAAACTGGACCTCTTCTGCGAAGAGCGAGACATCAAGCTGAGCTGTTTCGGAGTACTAGGCTCAAAGGGAACGCCTGCCGAGTACAAGAGCACACTACCTCCTGTTATTGATGATCCCCTGGTACAAGTGATGGCTTCCGGCCTCAATGTTAGCCCCGCACAACTACTTATAAG ATATCAGCTAGATAGCGGCCGGAACGCGGTGGTAAAGTCATCGTCCGCCAAGCGGCTGTGGGACAACCTGCAAGCGCTGACCTTCACGCTGTCCCAGGGCCAGG